The genomic segment GAAGCAAAGTATAAGAACTTATTTGAATACAATAAAAGTAAAGGAATATATTTAACAAAAGTAAATTATTTGAGGACtcttttagtagtttaccctATTTTAAGATACGGAAACTAAGACATTCTTCAagagaaaagaaaacagaaaatgaagctcatctttcttcttatcCAAGGATGAAAAGAAATCATGGGTAAAAATAGGCTTTATACcaaacatattaaattttttataattagccAATCACTTTTTACGAGAGCAAATGGTTTTCTTAAATCAAACATGCCattggtttattattattattatttaaaaaattgaagattaaaatttaaaataaaagcaaaaaaagtCCATTCTTCTActagtttttatttttagttgtgaAAAAATTCATTATATACTAGACTTGGGTCATGGGTCAGGTTACCTACTTAGATTCGAATGTCCGTTCGAAAAATAGGAGGGTTTGActaaaaatataggctcaaaaaaTTGGCTTACACAACAAAATAATGCTTGTTTTGTAAAGAGATCGGTCCTCAGATAAGCTTTTTTGGCCTAGTCCTGGACCCAATCCGAATCAacctaaatttctttttttactgCTATTTTATTGCCATTTTGCACTACTACTTTGTTGTTATGCTTTAAATactgtataactcttattttattgttaactttactattattttagaaatatttgtttattaagttgcaactatcttagtgatatttaagtataaagactttttttaaatgtattttcaatttgttagtaaacatttattttaaagtttttagtgtatttgatgtattacatttttaatttttttatataaaaagaatctaaaaaattaatacaagcaGACCGGGTCAAgctcaaatttaacatttttaatctgAACCAAACtggaataaaatttaaaacccattttTTAAGTTGAAcatggacctaaaattttaggtcgaCCTGACTCGATCCAAGATCGGTTTCATGATCTAAAAGTAATTTTATTGAAGCTTATAATAACTCTAATATTCAATCTCAATTAAAATGACTACTTGCTTCAATAATCCTTGAAGAAGAATTATCAGTCTTGCAATGAAgaatatttgtgtttttagtccAATTTTATCCATAAATATTTCATGATTTGTATCTAAAAAGTAagcaaattcttttatttatttcattttttttctcttttataagACTGAAACAAATATTTTGGTATACCGCCTGTTTACTATATTTGTTAAGATACAGATTTGTGGGCCTTTTACGTGCTTTCAAAGAATTCCCCCACAACTCATAATTATCAGATACAGAGGGAGGGTTTGAAAGCTAATAATCAACTTACAAAAGCCTACATTCAGCCCCTCAGAAACTTCCAAGGCCCTGTTCCTGTCCCTATCCTGCAAATACACcacatattttttttactttattgttAAATACCAATAAGTGTGTATTTCTAACTTTTTGAAAACAGTCTTTAAATAATCATGTCATAGCAgtgaaaatggaaaaattacctcCAAAATCCAGCAAAAGCTCGAAGACTCATATATATCGTCAGAGATATCCAGAGTCCGATGAATCCATGAGTGGAGGAGAGAATACATAAACATATAATGCTGGCAATAGCTACAAGAACCTGTCAAAAATCAACATTGCTAATATATATAACTTCTCTTTATGTGTCTCTTTTAGAGCAAGTTTTGGTGGTTATCAAAAGACTTGCCAAGGAGAAGGCTGAATATGCAAAATCAGATGCTCCAAAATTGACACCATCAAAAACAAATGCTAAAGAATTGATGGGCTGAGTAGCAGCAACAAACTGAACAAATACAGGAAATTAACGTTAATTACTTGCCTGTTTTCGGGTTTAGAACTTGGAGAAGGTTGAAATTGGTTATAGTACTTACTGGAATGCCTGTACCAATGAGGCGGAGGACATCGGCATCTTTGGTAAATAATTTTGCTCCAAAACTCAGTCCGCCTCCAAGAATGACAGCAAGTATCAATCCTAGAACCAATCCTAGCTGCACCACATATACATGGAGTTTTAGAGGAATCTCGTGCTAGCGAAAGGTCATGCGATGTTTATGGTAATATGAATATGATATACATCACCTGCAATACTCGAGACGCCGTGGCTGTTGCCTTCTCATTGTCCTTTCTTGCGAATGAACTTGCAAGTATTGCCTGAAAGTGTGAGAAAGCCATTAAGTTACAATAAGATCTGAAATCTGAAACAGCATAAGAGCAGCTATAAAGCAGTTAAATTAAGATACAACTTTAGTCTATGTTTTggtaacataaaaattatcaccACAACGGTGTAACTTGTAAGTGACCAAACAAAACCAGTTGTTATTACTTGTCCCGCAACAGCCAATCCATCCGCAAGAAGAGAAGTCGCCAACCAGACCTGCAAGCATACTTGAAATGCAGCCATTGATGTTGATCCCAGTCTAGCAGCCATTGATGCTGAAAGGGTGATACAGAATGTAACAGCCATAACCCTTATTAATAATAGGAAACCTGGATCCAAACACAAACAATGAGGGATCAGTGATGGTAATTTGATCAACTCAAAGTATGAAAAGTTTTTTTCTGAATTGAAAACAAAGTTAGATGTTTGAGAACTTGTAGAAGTGAAATTAAAATTACCATTCTTTAGAAATCTACCAAAATATAGATGTTTTAAACTAGGAGGTAAGAGGTCAACTTGAGACATTAACTTCCACAAGAGTATAACGGAAATCAGGTACCTGCAATCACCATAGACATTAGCAAAAGTCATTGCAATTGCATGTATATGTAAAAAACCGATTGTTGGACGATGATTTGGATGTAACTTACTGAGATATTACATGAGCAATGGCTGCACCACTGACACCCAGACggaaaacaaacataaatattgGGTCCAAAATGATGTTTGCTACATCTCCTgccactgagtttacgaaaagaACCATTTAAAACAGTCGGTAGATGGTACATGGGCAAAAGAAAACTCTTAAAGATGAAAATGAATTGATAGGATGTTGGTACCAGTGGCATATAAAGGAGTTTTTGTGTCTTTAAATCCTCGAAAGACACCTTGCATGGCTAAGGAGAGAAGAACGGCAGGAGCACCTAGTGACCTTAAAGTCAAGTACTGTTGTGCAGGGTTTAGCATGGGCGAATCCTACACAAATGGGAAGATATGCTGTCACTGATATtaagaaattgaaaattaaactaaaaaataaagacaaaaaacaaaaatagtggTTCAAATCAAGAGACTGTAGTTTATATTTCAATCTGAGTACTTACTGAACTGATTCCCATGAAGTTCAATAGAGGTTTTGCTCCAGAAATCAGGAATAAGGCTTGAAGGAGACCAAGGATGCCACCAATAACCAGTGCTGATGAAGCTGATGGGATATGCCTTCTTTCCGGCTCAATTTTAACAACATCAAAACTGCTTCCAAGTGTTTTTGGCCGATATGTACCCTCGATACATTCTAAATATAGGAACAACACAGAATTACTACACATTTTCCATGGTACCAATTCAAGTCTAAAGGATTTCAAATGAAACTGATCAGACCAAAAACTTGAATCAACTTGATCTTTGATTTGGAAAAGGAAAGCAGCACCTTTTTGTGGTATTAACTCATTGCTTTCAGTATCTACACAGGAACCTGTTTCCACGTAATCACTTTCTTGTGCTTCAGAGCTCACTCTTCCAATTGTATCTTCCTCGGCCACGAAGGAGGTTGTGACGCTAACAAGCGGGAATATCGCAATTCTTGAGACTTGATTGAATAAGGCAATAGAGACTCCTACAGCAGCCAGTTCCACAGCACCTACATGCATAAAATAAACCCATGCTTTTAAGTCTTCCCATcccatgtaaaagaaacagaaaacaCTCCAACCAGAAGATAAGAAGTTAAGTGTAAAGAAAGGGCAGGCATTTTCAGGAcagaaataataaagaaattacCTATTTGGCCAATGAATGCTGTGTCAACAAGAGAAGCAATAGGGTCGGCTGTCAAAGCCAGTGCCGCAGGCAAAGCAATTTGTGCTATCTCTGATCCCAGTTCGTCCAGTTTGAAAACATGTCTGCTCATATAATTGCAAGATACATCGGTTAAGAGAAACATTACATAAAGAAATTAAGTTTTCAAGTCTTTGAGACCATTGTTGTGCTCTGAAACAGAGCAAAGGACCCAATCAAAACAACAATCCTGAAAAAAAATGCAAGCAAAGCAAATTCTGGGAAACATGCCTGACATCcttgaagaaaatgaaaatggggTATCTCATCTTAACACTAGATGGATATAGATCATCTTCTTCAGTCATCATTTCTGCAGGACTGAGTCACTGATCCCTGTATCCTCTTGATTCTATCACCTAAAAAATGATGAATTCTGAAAATGAATTTGGAATTTGAAAAAGCTAATACTACACTTCATCTTAGAAACCTCAAATGCcccatcaaaacaaaacaaaacaaaacaaaagaaagctGTTGTTTATCAACTCACCACCTACCTGAATTCAGCACTAGAAGAAATATCTAATTACCCACACACACAGTCAATTAAATTGACCTTAAAACAGGACGTAAATACTTCAACTATTTCTGGTGGTGCCAGAGAGAAGAATGAGAGGAAAGACTAGCGTGTGGTGCAGTCTAGAAGGATGCGTTCCTCTGGTTAGAAAAGAATACTAGAAATTCCAAGTAGGCCCATTGTCCCACTAAAAGGGTTGATTCTCAATGGAGATGCCAACAAAGTTGGTTTACAAGTGTCAGTATCATATTCAACCCTTTTGCACTAAAACTCCCAACAGTGTCGACCGCATGCACATGAAAGTTTGCCAAAGTGTGCCAAGTGTGGCATGCAGAAAATTACTGAGTGGAAACCATAGTTACAGTCATAACGTACAATTAAATTATGGTTAGACTGGTACACGAATTTCCGCAGAAACTTTTGACTCCTTTTTTTTCCTTAGCCACTTAAAAACGtttacttttcaaaaacatttatgTGCCACGAAAAATGACGATCGTAAGTATCGAAATAGGTATGAAATAAAGGCGAGTTGCAAAAGTACTAAGCCTAATTATTGCTGTTACAATAGAAGAaggtatattttaaataaaaaataaattaaaagtttaaaaataaagaaattagtataaaactaaAAACAAATGCCTAAAATAGTTTCTCATTTATTTAGTGATACAACACAAAAAGAACCGTTCCAATTGAGTCGATGATACCATTACATTACTCAACCAGGTTGGATTATGGTAATTAGGGGTGAGTAAAACTcgatttaattcgaaaaaattaaaaaaaaattaaatttcgagttaatcgaacgAGTTATTCAAAGTATTTGAGtaaactcgaataactcgattcgagttgagttgaatttcacaatttgaataactcgaataatttaaatataaatacccttttggtccctgtcaactttgaaaataaaaaaagtggtctctctctcaacaaaaattacaaaaaaatttaaaataatttttaaaattcaaaatatttataaaaatatcaaaatttatattttaaaaaaattataaactttttaaaaaattctaaaaaatatataaaaaaattgaaaattttaaaaatattgtaaaataataattttggagaCCTAATTAAcgattcaaatttatcatactcaagtatattatttttgttattattattttgctttgaaaaaaatttcaagtatatatagtttcaaatttatgtactctaacaaggaattagttatattgtaacaatatttttatttgacatgtttaatttcacTCCATTTGACTCGActcgacttgaatttcatttcactcaacttgattcgaaaaaaattcaaattgagttagaatgataaaataagactcgtgaactcaattaactcgaaaaatttttcactcgattcgattcgatcgaacgctcacctcTTATGGTGAATATGGTAAAAAGtagttatttatattttcttaccAATAGGTCAACAATATCAACTTGTCTTCAGTATGCATATTGGATTTTGATCTGAATGTAAGCTTGGTTGATCCATATAAGTATGACACGACATCGACATCCGATGGCAATCAAAATAGTTTACTTAATCCGAGTCCAAATTATGAGATACAACATTTGGTATATATGGATTTGAACTTAGATTAGGTTTTCAAGAGAGTAATGTAGAAGTTTTGGTTCGAAATTGACAACAAATGTGAATGATGTTGATACTAGAATTGAGGATGTGCTATAAGATACTACATATGATAATGTAAATGTAGATGAATTTAGTGATCCTAATGCCAACGATTTTCCCATGACACCAATAACCAAGAAAGAAATGATGATTTTGACAAGGATGTTTCGACTGTAACTCCTACAAATGTCTTTCGATTTGGTGGACCTATACACGTTCTTATACCTACTGAACCTTCAACCTATAAGTGGAGCATTGACATAGATGCAATGCAtgccttaaaaatttatcaaatatctTGGTATATTATTGAGGTATATGATGAGCTCGacttcaaattttaaaagatttgcGCATAGTTTTATAATTCCCATCAAAGGAGGCTTGTGTAGTGGCCATCAAACACTACAACATTAAAGTATTGGTAAACTACAAAGCCACCATATCTAATCTGGCATTGTATGTTGGTGAGTGTCGAAGGTTAAGGGAAGGGTGCAAGCGGAGAGTTAGGGCTTCATATTGAAAATGATATAGATTTGGGAGATTCAAAAATATAAAGGACCTCATGTATGCACTGTTGCACAGTTGACACAAGATCATAGGAAAACTGAATTGTATAATGCATAATGCATAATGCCTTTGGAGAAAGCAAAGCTAACAATTTCAATCTCAATCTTGATCGTTGATAGTAGTTTTGATATTAGTAGATTATCTTATATCAAAAAGCTTGGGTAGTTAAACAAAAATCTATGATAAAGTTGTTTGGTGATTATGACAAATCATAAACGATCTACAATTATAATTGGCTACAATGCAAGAGTTTATTCCTAGAACTATGATGGAATTGCAAACTCTTTATCTATATGATCAACCCGACCAACTAGTGaagagaaataaaatattccATAGATTGTTTTAGACATTTAGGCCTTGTATTAGGGAGTTTCCTTATTATAAGCCTATTATTCAAATAGACGAGACTTGGTTTTACAAGAAATATACACACCCCCTTCTTATTTCTATTGCGGAAAATGAAAACCAAAACATATTGCTAATAACATTTGCCATTGTtgacaaagaaaacatgaaacaATACGAGTTTTTCTTCACAAACTTGCACAGAcatgttaaaaaaatcatatgctTGATATTTAATCAAGCCAAAAGGATTATAATTGAGATAATGCATTctagaattttataaaattttatttattgcaGTCGACATATTACATGtcctcaaaagtaccaaaatccTAATCTACGTAAACAAGTTGTTAACATGGATACATATTCAATACTTTTCAATATCGtatgttttaatttaatgttttcttGCAATTGTTAACTAAATGTGAAATTTAACAGGGTATGAGCTTTAAGAACCTTGGTTTTGTCGAAGAATGGTGATATTACAAGCTAAAAAATCAAACGCTAAGATTTGGTTAGATGACATCCTTAAGCATCATTGAGCTCAATCATATGATGAAGGTCGATGTTACAGTCATATGACTATTAACCTAGTGAAGGTTGTAATTCTGTTATGAAGAGGGCACGTCATCTACTAATAACTGTTGTGTTCACATTAACATATTATAGGTTGGAGACATTAATTGTTGAAATGGAGGAGAAAACAAACTTGGATGATGACAATGAGTCATAACTTCTCGGATACTCTAACCAAAGTGATGGTTGCCAATCATAGAAAAGAAAACTTGATGATGGTGCATATATTTTCAAATGAGAATGAAACTTTACAGATGACTAAGTTTATTGGATAACATACATGTATCCTGGCTAGGTCATACCAAGTTTATCTTTAGCGTCGGTGGTGCAATTGTGAGAGGTTTCAAGCATTATTGTGTACATGAACGCATGATGTGGTTGCATGTGCTAGTGTCAATGTCGGTGGCATGCATTATATTGATGATGTGTACAAGCTTTAACACATTTTCTCTACATATAAACATGAGTTCCAAAATATTATAACACTCAAAATATCAGGTAATCGaaatattgtaaaatataaaTGCTAACATCATTGAAACAATTACAACAGTAAAAATATGTGCTTTGACAGAGTGATGTGAGGTGTGAATTGTTGGAATAGTCTTCGTCGACGACTAAGCTATGCTTGTCAGTTAAGCAAAATGTATTCATCACCCAAATTGACTCCATCATTCACTTGTGTTGTTGTATTCGATGGTGCGACATACACATAATTATTAAGAAAGCCAAAATAAAGGTAAGTTATGTCATTAAAATTAGGCACACGACCAAATGATGCCAGAGTCCAGGAACTTCCAAGTGAGGCGTATTATGAAGTCGAGGCATACAATGATGGCGGTTGTTGCGAAATATTTTGAACAAGGAAAAATAGACCTGAAGAATATGTTCCCAACATTTTTGGTTCGCACAAACTTCTTTGTTCGACAACATACAATAACTTTTCCCAATGGTAAATAAATCCAACGGCCAAATTTTTTCCAACGGCTAATTTATTTGCTATATAAAcccaaatcattttcttttcggtcactttattatcaagaacaaatgcaagataagcttcacaaccttttctcacatacttctgagccgacGTCGACGATATtattgctggtaaaccattcagatcattcgattcaatctgaataatccCATTATTCCgacaccgtagatcaatagttttccgtttgtagtttacaatagcatcatgcagagttaaccaatccatacccaaaattatatcaaactcgtcgaatggcaacaacatcaaatcagcaggaaagcataaatctcgaatcatcaacggacaattcttgcacactttgtcaaccaaaacacaccggcccaaggggttcgatactttaattacaaactcagtagactcaacaggcaaagtcttactgaatactaaagtctcacacacataagaatgagtcgaaccaggatcaatcaatgcaataacattagtacataaagagtgaaagtaccagtaataacatctggagaagaagcctcctctcgagtacggatggcatatgctctggcaggtgcacgagcctcagattgaACTGCTGTGTCctttgtccctctctgactaccacttacattacccAAATGTCTTGGTGGTCTACCTTGTACTgacacattactcggtctggtattCTGCATAGTGTTTTGCTCAGCTACCATCGGACagtctcgaatgaaatgatcctttgAACCACACTTAAAGCAAGACCGATCATGAAATCTGTAATCTCCAGGATGCCActtcccacaatgcttgcactctgatctattttgtcgaacactaccaacgcttgcaactgaagtagctcgtgaactcacagggggtcgatctcgatcatgcttaggaaaccctgcagtagctttagatcgACTATGatcttctctagatttctttgaggctaactgaaatgatttactaAATAATTGTTTACGggaatctcgagcttcatagtcagcttttctcttctatttCCCGAGCTCCTctgctttacaagctcgttcaacaagtactacgaactcttttatctcaagtataccaactaacagtttaatatcttcattcagcccatcttcaaatcttttacacataatagcttcagtcgaaacacactctcgagcatatctactgagtctcacaagttttcgctcatattctgtcacggtcatacgaccctgtttcaattcaagaaattccttacgtttctgatcaatgaatctctggctgatgtatttcttacggaactcagtctgaaagaattcccaggtcactcgctctttcggaaccaccgatactagtgtattccaccagtgatatgcagtgtcccgtagcaaagatatggcacattttaagcactcatcagggatgcaagataactcatcaaacactcgaatagtattatcaagccagaattcagctcgttcagcatcatcatcatcagtagctctgaactcttcggccccgtgttttcgaattttatcaacaggaggcttaagtaatctcatcggatcacttacttgaggtataacaggaaCCGAAGATAGATTAGTCGGGGGCggaggttgttgtgcaaccgaattagttcggacatattgagtaaaccagtcattcatcatttggtaaaaggcttgtttagcctctccctcctgatTACTCGAGGTCGGTCGAGAGTCCACCGGatctgtcccttgcgcgggagcaggcgctatactctcaacatcatcggctacggctcgatcgggatccattactatacgaaaacacatttttagatgtcagcaatcatcacactatctcggtataaaaattatggcatgtatagctagactcatacacactacgttagtccaagaatcgactaaaccgtagctctgataccaataaaatataacacccctaacccgtatacgtcaccgtattagggttacgaggcattaccgaacaaacataACCATTTTTTTTCCACACCAATTCTTAATACAAAACATACATATCCGTCAATTCAATATCATAGCACAACCGAAACTCATCCCTTAACCAATTTACAGCATAAACACCACTTCAAATTAAGGTTAGATCATGATCAAATATACATTATGTTCTTTCATACTCTTTAGCCGAATTGTTTAATAAAAACTTACAAGCATTTTTACTATGTTTTAAACTTACTAATACAAActaattcataatttattcatgatGTAACCAATCAAGAAATATAATCAAGTTATCAATCATACTAATTATCATGTATACAAATAGACTTATACCATGGTCGAATCATTTAAATCAATCACATTGAACATTCAACCTAGAATATATAAAACTAAGTTTAAACATAATGATCAAGCCATTTTTAACTAAACCGAATTTAAGCATAGGAAATAGACCATTAAAACATATTCGTTAATACCAAATTCAAAACGAAAagagataagccattttcgcatggctcatattcaCATATCCCAAAAATTTAAACagattaactagactatacatgccataggttcgagttcaaaatatataaaataccaaagacagtcgatagtgtgatagattatgctgatgatccccgaggtcataacgcgtctccaaaatctataagaaTAGATAGACAAAGATaaccaaagtaagcttttatagcttagtaagtctatagcgtagctaaaaatacatataaaagaatcacataattatttaagtaaatttatcgaaatcacaaatatcaaatataattactaacCAAACATTTCTATATTAAGTCATTTCGTTTAAATCtaaaagaatgtatatttaactaatatacATAAACGGACAAaggtatatacattatatgcataaaaTCAAATTACTAACATAATCATTATCTGCATATACAGATTTCTAGAGTACTTGTTGTTCGTACTTCATCGgatctatttatatataattgttcaattacatataccaaaagcataatttttatacttataaaCTATAAAGGCCGAATGCACATATTCACTTAtacccacctatgccgaatgcatacatatatacacttaCATCTaactatgccgaatgcatacaaatatatatccacctatgccgaatgcctACATATGCACACATAAATATCCAACAATTTTCATGACAT from the Gossypium hirsutum isolate 1008001.06 chromosome D09, Gossypium_hirsutum_v2.1, whole genome shotgun sequence genome contains:
- the LOC107891400 gene encoding protein DETOXIFICATION 42 isoform X5 — its product is MMTEEDDLYPSSVKMRYPIFIFFKDVRHVFKLDELGSEIAQIALPAALALTADPIASLVDTAFIGQIGAVELAAVGVSIALFNQVSRIAIFPLVSVTTSFVAEEDTIGRVSSEAQESDYVETGSCVDTESNELIPQKECIEGTYRPKTLGSSFDVVKIEPERRHIPSASSALVIGGILGLLQALFLISGAKPLLNFMGISSDSPMLNPAQQYLTLRSLGAPAVLLSLAMQGVFRGFKDTKTPLYATVAGDVANIILDPIFMFVFRLGVSGAAIAHVISQYLISVILLWKLMSQVDLLPPSLKHLYFGRFLKNGFLLLIRVMAVTFCITLSASMAARLGSTSMAAFQVCLQAILASSFARKDNEKATATASRVLQLGLVLGLILAVILGGGLSFGAKLFTKDADVLRLIGTGIPVSTITNFNLLQVLNPKTGSCSYCQHYMFMYSLLHSWIHRTLDISDDIYESSSFCWILEDRDRNRALEVSEGLNVGFCKLIISFQTLPLYLIIMSCGGIL
- the LOC107891400 gene encoding protein DETOXIFICATION 42 isoform X1; the protein is MMTEEDDLYPSSVKMRYPIFIFFKDVRHVFKLDELGSEIAQIALPAALALTADPIASLVDTAFIGQIGAVELAAVGVSIALFNQVSRIAIFPLVSVTTSFVAEEDTIGRVSSEAQESDYVETGSCVDTESNELIPQKECIEGTYRPKTLGSSFDVVKIEPERRHIPSASSALVIGGILGLLQALFLISGAKPLLNFMGISSDSPMLNPAQQYLTLRSLGAPAVLLSLAMQGVFRGFKDTKTPLYATVAGDVANIILDPIFMFVFRLGVSGAAIAHVISQYLISVILLWKLMSQVDLLPPSLKHLYFGRFLKNGFLLLIRVMAVTFCITLSASMAARLGSTSMAAFQVCLQVWLATSLLADGLAVAGQVITTGFVWSLTSYTVVAILASSFARKDNEKATATASRVLQLGLVLGLILAVILGGGLSFGAKLFTKDADVLRLIGTGIPVSTITNFNLLQVLNPKTGSCSYCQHYMFMYSLLHSWIHRTLDISDDIYESSSFCWILEDRDRNRALEVSEGLNVGFCKLIISFQTLPLYLIIMSCGGIL
- the LOC107891400 gene encoding protein DETOXIFICATION 42 isoform X3; its protein translation is MMTEEDDLYPSSVKMRYPIFIFFKDVRHVFKLDELGSEIAQIALPAALALTADPIASLVDTAFIGQIGAVELAAVGVSIALFNQVSRIAIFPLVSVTTSFVAEEDTIGRVSSEAQESDYVETGSCVDTESNELIPQKECIEGTYRPKTLGSSFDVVKIEPERRHIPSASSALVIGGILGLLQALFLISGAKPLLNFMGISSDSPMLNPAQQYLTLRSLGAPAVLLSLAMQGVFRGFKDTKTPLYATVAGDVANIILDPIFMFVFRLGVSGAAIAHVISQYLISVILLWKLMSQVDLLPPSLKHLYFGRFLKNGFLLLIRVMAVTFCITLSASMAARLGSTSMAAFQVCLQVWLATSLLADGLAVAGQAILASSFARKDNEKATATASRVLQLGLVLGLILAVILGGGLSFGAKLFTKDADVLRLIGTGIPVSTITNFNLLQVLNPKTGSCSYCQHYMFMYSLLHSWIHRTLDISDDIYESSSFCWILEDRDRNRALEVSEGLNVGFCKLIISFQTLPLYLIIMSCGGIL
- the LOC107891400 gene encoding protein DETOXIFICATION 42 isoform X4, which gives rise to MMTEEDDLYPSSVKMRYPIFIFFKDVRHVFKLDELGSEIAQIALPAALALTADPIASLVDTAFIGQIGAVELAAVGVSIALFNQVSRIAIFPLVSVTTSFVAEEDTIGRVSSEAQESDYVETGSCVDTESNELIPQKECIEGTYRPKTLGSSFDVVKIEPERRHIPSASSALVIGGILGLLQALFLISGAKPLLNFMGISSDSPMLNPAQQYLTLRSLGAPAVLLSLAMQGVFRGFKDTKTPLYATVAGDVANIILDPIFMFVFRLGVSGAAIAHVISQYLISVILLWKLMSQVDLLPPSLKHLYFGRFLKNGFLLLIRVMAVTFCITLSASMAARLGSTSMAAFQVCLQVWLATSLLADGLAVAGQAILASSFARKDNEKATATASRVLQLGLVLGLILAVILGGGLSFGAKLFTKDADVLRLIGTGIPFVAATQPINSLAFVFDGVNFGASDFAYSAFSLVLVAIASIICLCILSSTHGFIGLWISLTIYMSLRAFAGFWRIGTGTGPWKFLRG
- the LOC107891400 gene encoding protein DETOXIFICATION 42 isoform X9 translates to MMTEEDDLYPSSVKMRYPIFIFFKDVRHVFKLDELGSEIAQIALPAALALTADPIASLVDTAFIGQIGAVELAAVGVSIALFNQVSRIAIFPLVSVTTSFVAEEDTIGRVSSEAQESDYVETGSCVDTESNELIPQKECIEGTYRPKTLGSSFDVVKIEPERRHIPSASSALVIGGILGLLQALFLISGAKPLLNFMGISSDSPMLNPAQQYLTLRSLGAPAVLLSLAMQGVFRGFKDTKTPLYATVAGDVANIILDPIFMFVFRLGVSGAAIAHVISQYLISVILLWKLMSQVDLLPPSLKHLYFGRFLKNGFLLLIRVMAVTFCITLSASMAARLGSTSMAAFQVCLQAILASSFARKDNEKATATASRVLQLGLVLGLILAVILGGGLSFGAKLFTKDADVLRLIGTGIPVLVAIASIICLCILSSTHGFIGLWISLTIYMSLRAFAGFWRIGTGTGPWKFLRG
- the LOC107891400 gene encoding protein DETOXIFICATION 42 isoform X6 — translated: MMTEEDDLYPSSVKMRYPIFIFFKDVRHVFKLDELGSEIAQIALPAALALTADPIASLVDTAFIGQIGAVELAAVGVSIALFNQVSRIAIFPLVSVTTSFVAEEDTIGRVSSEAQESDYVETGSCVDTESNELIPQKECIEGTYRPKTLGSSFDVVKIEPERRHIPSASSALVIGGILGLLQALFLISGAKPLLNFMGISSDSPMLNPAQQYLTLRSLGAPAVLLSLAMQGVFRGFKDTKTPLYATVAGDVANIILDPIFMFVFRLGVSGAAIAHVISQYLISVILLWKLMSQVDLLPPSLKHLYFGRFLKNGFLLLIRVMAVTFCITLSASMAARLGSTSMAAFQVCLQVWLATSLLADGLAVAGQVITTGFVWSLTSYTVVAILASSFARKDNEKATATASRVLQLGLVLGLILAVILGGGLSFGAKLFTKDADVLRLIGTGIPVLVAIASIICLCILSSTHGFIGLWISLTIYMSLRAFAGFWRIGTGTGPWKFLRG